The Streptomyces sp. WZ-12 genome segment CAGGCCCAGTACGTGCCGGCTCCCGTCGCGGTGGCCGGTCAGGCGTCGCTGTCCGGTACCCGTGGATGGGCCCTGCACCGGCTCGGCGAGCCGCTCACGCTGCGCGTGCTCGCCCGGCACGCGGGCGTCTCGCAGCGCACCTTCATGCGCCGGTTCAGCGAGGAGACGGGCACGACCCCGTTGCAGTGGCTGCTCAACGCCCGGATCGGCAGGGCGCGGGAACTGCTGGAAACCACGGACCGCTCGGTGGAACAGGTGGCGCGGGACTGCGGGTTGGGCACGGCAGCCAACCTGCGGCTGCACTTCCGGCGCGCGCTGGACACCACCCCCACTGCCTACCGCCGCACCTTCACCCGCTCGACGTCGCCAGCGGTCCCGCGCTCGGACTGAGAGCGGACTGAGAGCGGCCACCACGACGCCGAAGGGTTGGTGGAGCCCCTCCGACGCTGCTGAGGGTGGGCGTCTTCCAGGGGGTGAGCGGAGGTGCCGCGGCCTAGGGCCGGTCCGGTGGGGCAGGCCCTAGTCGCCCCCGACCGCGGCTACCCCGCCCGCCCCAACACCAGCCCCGACGTGGGCACTCCGGTGCCGGCCGTGACCAGGACGTGGGCCGCGTCGGGGGCCTGATTCGGGCTGGTGCCCCGGAGTTGGCGGACCGCCTCGGCGATCCCGTTCATGCCGTGCAGATACGCCTCGCCGAGCTGGCCGCCGTGGGTGTTCAGGGGAAGGGCGTCGGCGGCCACGAAGTCCGCGGCCTCGCCCCGCCCGCAGAAGCCGAACTCCTCCAACTGCATGAGGACGAAGGGGGTGAAGTGGTCGTAGAGGACGGCGACGTCGATGTCGGCGGGGGTCAGGCCGGAGGTGCGCCAGAGCTGGTCGGCGACGACGGTCATCTCCGGCAGGCCGGTGAGGTCGTCGCGGTAGAAGCTGGTCATCTGCTCCTGGGCGCGGCCGGCGCCCTGGGCCGCGGCGGTGATCACCGCGGGCGGGTGCGGCAGCTCGCGGGCGCGCTCGACGGAGGTCACCACCAACGCCTGGGCGCCGTCGGTCTCCTGGCAGCAGTCCAACAGCCGCAGCGGCTCGACGATCCAACGGGAGGCGGCGTGGTCGGCGAGGGTGATCGGCTTGCCGTGGAAGTACGCGGCCGGGTTGCGGGCGGCGTGCCGGCGATCGGTGACCGCGACATGGCCGAAGGCGTCCGGGGTCAGGCCGTGGGCGTGCAGATAGCGCTGGGCGGCCATGGCGACCCAGGACGCGGGGGTGAGCAGACCGAAGGGGAGGTTCCAGCCCAGCGCGGCGCCCTCGGCGGACGGTTCGCGCCGCTGGACGCCGGCGCCGAAGCGGCGGCCGGAGCGCTCGTTGAAGGCGCGGTAGCAGACCACCACGTCCGCCAGGCCGGTGGCGACCGCGAGGGCCGCCTGTTGGACGGTGGCGCAGGCCGCGCCGCCCCCGTAGTGGACCCGGGAGAAGAAGGTCAGCTCGCCGATGCCGGCCGCCTGGGCGACGGTGACCTCGGGGTTGGTGTCCATGGTGAAGGTGACCAGCCCGTCGACGTCGGCCGGGGTCAGCCCGGCGTCGGCCAGCGCGGCCTGCACGGCCTCGACGGCGAGGGTGAGTTCGCTGCGCCCGGAGTCCTTGGAGAACTCGGTGGCGCCGATGCCGACGACGGCGGCCCGGCCGCCGAGGGCGTCGGGGCGGTGGCGGCTCATCGGCCCTCCCCCGGGACGCTGACGGTGACCGTGCCGGTGACGTGGTGGCCCAGGCCGTTGGTCCCGACGATCCGCACCTCGCTGGTGTCGCCGTCGACGGCGGTGACGGTACCGCGCAACACCATGGTGTCCCCGGGGTGGTTGGGGGCGCCGAGCCGGATGGCGACCTTCCGCAACACGGACCGGGGGCCGAAGTGGTCGGTGACGTAGCGGCCGACGAGGCCGTTGGTGGTCAGGATGTTCATGAAGATGTCCGGGGAGCCCTTCTCCCTGGCGGCCTCGGCGTCGTGGTGCACGTCCTGGTAGTCGCGGGAGGCGATCGCCCCGGCGACGATCAGGGTGCGGGTCAGGGGCAGGGTGAGCGGCGGGAGCTCCAGGCCCACGTGGGGCGCGGGCGTCGGGCCGGCGTCCCGGGCGGCGTCGGGGGTCATCCTTGCGGCTCCTTCGTCAGCAACGCGCCCAGTTCTTCCAGGAGTTCGGCGCCCGCGCCCAGGTACGCGTCGAGCTGCCGGCCCCAGAGGAAGTGCCGGTGCACGGGGTGGTCGAGGTCGGCGCCGAGGCCGCCGTGCAGGTGCTGGCCGGTGTGCACCACCCGCTTGCCGGCCTCCGAGGCCCACCAGGCGGCGGTCAGCGCGTGCGCGGCGGCGTCCAGGCCCGCGTCCCGGCGCCAGGCCGCCTCGTAGGCGGTGACCCGGATCGCCTCGGTGTCCATGTACGCCTCGGCGGCCCGCAGTTGGACCCCCTGGTTGGCCGCGAGCGGGCGGCCGAACTGCTCGCGGGTGGTGGTGTGCGCCACCGTACGGGCCAGCGCGCCCGCGCAGACGCCCGCCTGGAGGCCGGCGAAGGCGGTGCGGGCGGTGCCGAGCACCTCGTCGTGGGCGGCGGGCGGCGGGGCGTCCGCGGCGCCGCCCAACGGCTCGGCCGGGGCGTCCCGTAGGGTCAGCCGCCCCGCGGACCAGGGCGCGGTCGTCGCCACCGGCTCGACGCCGACGCCCGGGGCGTCGGCGCGGACCAGCCACAGCCGGCGCCCGGCGTCCGGGACGAGTAGCAGGGTGGCCCCGCACAGCCAGGGGACCACGGGCACGGTGCCGGTCAGCCGGGCGGCGTCGGGCGGTCCCGCGGCGACCACCCGCGGCCGGCCCGACACCCCCGCGAGGGCGCCGGTCGCCACCTCCGTCCCGTCTTCCAACCCCGGGAGCAGCCGGGCCCGTTGCTCCGCGTTGCCGTGCGCCTCGACGGCCAGCAAGCCGTACGCGCAGCTCGCCGCGAACGGCACCTGGGCTGTGGTCCGGCCCTGTTCCTCCAGCATCAGCACCAGGCCCAGCAGCCCGGTCTCCGCCACCGCACCCGGGAGCCCGGCGGCGCACAGCGTCTTCCACAGCTCCGCGTCGACGGCGCCGCCCAGGCCGGCCAGGCGCTGGGGCGTGGACCGGTCGCCGAAGATCTCCGCCGCCAGGGCGGCCGCCGCCCGCTGCCCCTGGGTTGGCGTGAAGTCCATCTCAGCCCTCGCCGCCTTCCGCGCCGGTGGACCCGCCGGGCGCCTCGGCCCGGAAGAGGGGCAGCACCAACTCCTCGTCCACCCGCCGGAATTCCAGCCGCACCGGCATCCCGATCCGCACCCGGTCGGGCTCCACCCCGATCACGTTGCTGACCATCCGCACCCCCTCCGCCAGCTCGATCAGCCCGACCGCGTACGGCCCCGCGGCCCCGTCGCCGTCGGGCGCGGCGAACGCCGGGAACGGCGGGTGGTGCATCACCACATACGAATAGACCGTCCCCGCGCCGCCGGCCTCGACGGTGTCCCACCGCGTCGCACCGCACCGGTTGCACCCGGGCAGCCAGGGGAACCGCAGCGTCCCGCAGCCGCCGCAGCGCTGGATGAGCAGCCTGTGGGCGGCCACGCCCGCCCAGAAGCCGGCGTTGTCCCGATTGACGACCGGCCGGGGGCGCTTCCCCCTCGAAGTCCCCTCATCAGACGCCCCGTTGGGGGAACGCCGGCCCGCCGGCGCGTACTTGAGCACCCGGAAGCGGTGCGTTCCGGCCGGCTCCCCGTTCGCCCGGACGTCCATCCGGGTCGTGATGAAGTGGCCGGCGCCCAGCTTGGTGGTCTTGCGCCGCGACACCGACTCGATCACCGAGTCGAAGGTGAGCACGTCGCCGGGGCGCAACGGCCGCAGGTACTCCTGCTCGCAGTCGGTGGCGACGATCGCGGTGTAGCCCGCGCCGTCGAGCAGCGCCGAGAGCTCCTCGTAGGCGCCGCTCCGACCGCGGTGACCGGAGAGTCCGCCCATCGTCCACGCCTGGAGCATGGTCGGCGGGGCGACGCCGTCCGGCCCCCGGTAGGCGGGGTGTGCGTCGCCCATCGCCTCGCACCAGTGCCGGATCATCGCCTCGTTGACCGGGTCCTTCGCCACGCCCCCGGCCGACGCCCGGCGCCCCTCGAACGCCCCGAGCGCCTCCTCGTACCCGTCCGCGCCCTCCCGCACCCCTTCGTTTCCGTCCCCGCTCACCCGCGCCGCCCCTTCCGCATCCCCAGTCGCACCGTGGCCACGATCTCCCGCTGCACCTCGCTGACCCCGCCCCCGAAGGTGTTGATCTGCGCGGCGCGGTTCATCCGCTCCAACTCCCCGTCCCCGTAGGCGCCCGGCGAGCCGGCCCGGACGAGCGCGGCGTCGCCGACCACCTCCTGGCACATCCGGTAGACCTCGACCGCGCTCTCCGTCCCGGCGAACTTGACCCCGCTGGCGTCGCCCGGACTCAGCGTCCCGGCCCCCACGTCGCCGACCAGCCGCCAGTTGAGCAGCCGGGTGGCGGCCAGCCTGGCGTGCGCCTCGGCGAGCCGGGCCCGCACCCAGGCCCGGTCCGCTGGCCGCTCCCCGGTCTGCGGGTCCGGCGTACGGGCATGGGCCAGCGCGGCCTCGTAGGCGTCCTCGGCCTGCATGCCGATCGCGGCCAACGCGACCCGCTCGTGGTTGAGTTGATTGACCATCAGGTCCCAGCCGGCGTGCTCCGCCCCGACGAGGTTCCCGTAGGGGACGCGCACCCCGTCGTAGGAGGTGGCGGTGGTGGTCAGCCCGCCGACGGTCTCGATGGGCGTCCAGGAGAAGCCGGGGGCGTCGGTCGGCACCAGGATGATCGAGATGCCCCGGTGCTTGGGGGCGTCCGGGTCGGTGCGGCAGGCGAGCCAGATCCAGTCGGCCTGCTGGGCGTTGCTGGTGAAGCTCTTGCCGCCGTGGATCACCCAGTCGGGACCGTCACCCCCGGAGCCCTCCGCCGCCCGCACCGCCCGGGTCCGCAGCGACGCCAGGTCGGTGCCCGCCCCCGGCTCCGTGTAGCCGATCGCGAAGACCACCTCGCCCCTGAGGATGCGGGGCAGGAAGAAGTCCTTCTGCGCCGGCGTCCCGTACTTCATCAGGGTCGGCCCGACGGTGTTCAGGGTGACCATCGAGACCGGGGCGCCCGCGCGGTACGCCTCGTCGAAGAAGACGAACTGCTCGTCGGGGCCGCGCCCTTGACCCCCGTAGGCGGTCGGCCATCCCAGGCCCAGCAGCCCGTCGGCGCCGATCCGGCGGAGCGCCGCGCGCTGCGCCACCGGGTCGTCGACCGGTCCGTCGGGCAGCAGTTCCCGGAAATAGGCGCGGAGTTCGGCGCGCAGCCGCTGCTGGGCTTGGGTGGGGGCGAGGTGCACGTCGGCGGGCCTTCCTTCGGTGACGGCCGTACGAACGAGCGAGCGGGTTTCTGACTGTCCGTCAGAAACCCGCTCGCTGTCAAGGCCCGCGCGATGAACCCCAGAGCGGCCCACATGTCCGCCGCGCGGCACCTCACCTCACCTCACCTCACCCGCCGATCATCCGCCGCGCGGCCGCGCGGCGGACCGGCTCACCAGTTCTGCTCGAAGTCGACGTTGGCGTTGCCCTGGTCGATCACGCTGAAGCCGTCACCGTTCACGCTGGCGGTGTTGTTCTGGTTCGACGCGCCGGGACCGTTGGCCACCTGCTGACCGGTGGTGGAGTTGCCGTGATTGCTGCCGCGGACGCCGGTGCCGGTCTGGCTGGTGGCGGCGGAGCTCGACCCGTTGTTCGCGAGCCCGCCGTTGTCGGCCTGTGCCACGCCGGTGCAGAGCGCCACCGCGAAGGGCAG includes the following:
- a CDS encoding lipid-transfer protein, which produces MSRHRPDALGGRAAVVGIGATEFSKDSGRSELTLAVEAVQAALADAGLTPADVDGLVTFTMDTNPEVTVAQAAGIGELTFFSRVHYGGGAACATVQQAALAVATGLADVVVCYRAFNERSGRRFGAGVQRREPSAEGAALGWNLPFGLLTPASWVAMAAQRYLHAHGLTPDAFGHVAVTDRRHAARNPAAYFHGKPITLADHAASRWIVEPLRLLDCCQETDGAQALVVTSVERARELPHPPAVITAAAQGAGRAQEQMTSFYRDDLTGLPEMTVVADQLWRTSGLTPADIDVAVLYDHFTPFVLMQLEEFGFCGRGEAADFVAADALPLNTHGGQLGEAYLHGMNGIAEAVRQLRGTSPNQAPDAAHVLVTAGTGVPTSGLVLGRAG
- a CDS encoding MaoC/PaaZ C-terminal domain-containing protein, coding for MTPDAARDAGPTPAPHVGLELPPLTLPLTRTLIVAGAIASRDYQDVHHDAEAAREKGSPDIFMNILTTNGLVGRYVTDHFGPRSVLRKVAIRLGAPNHPGDTMVLRGTVTAVDGDTSEVRIVGTNGLGHHVTGTVTVSVPGEGR
- a CDS encoding acyl-CoA dehydrogenase family protein; the protein is MDFTPTQGQRAAAALAAEIFGDRSTPQRLAGLGGAVDAELWKTLCAAGLPGAVAETGLLGLVLMLEEQGRTTAQVPFAASCAYGLLAVEAHGNAEQRARLLPGLEDGTEVATGALAGVSGRPRVVAAGPPDAARLTGTVPVVPWLCGATLLLVPDAGRRLWLVRADAPGVGVEPVATTAPWSAGRLTLRDAPAEPLGGAADAPPPAAHDEVLGTARTAFAGLQAGVCAGALARTVAHTTTREQFGRPLAANQGVQLRAAEAYMDTEAIRVTAYEAAWRRDAGLDAAAHALTAAWWASEAGKRVVHTGQHLHGGLGADLDHPVHRHFLWGRQLDAYLGAGAELLEELGALLTKEPQG
- a CDS encoding bifunctional MaoC family dehydratase N-terminal/OB-fold nucleic acid binding domain-containing protein; translation: MSGDGNEGVREGADGYEEALGAFEGRRASAGGVAKDPVNEAMIRHWCEAMGDAHPAYRGPDGVAPPTMLQAWTMGGLSGHRGRSGAYEELSALLDGAGYTAIVATDCEQEYLRPLRPGDVLTFDSVIESVSRRKTTKLGAGHFITTRMDVRANGEPAGTHRFRVLKYAPAGRRSPNGASDEGTSRGKRPRPVVNRDNAGFWAGVAAHRLLIQRCGGCGTLRFPWLPGCNRCGATRWDTVEAGGAGTVYSYVVMHHPPFPAFAAPDGDGAAGPYAVGLIELAEGVRMVSNVIGVEPDRVRIGMPVRLEFRRVDEELVLPLFRAEAPGGSTGAEGGEG
- a CDS encoding acyl-CoA dehydrogenase family protein gives rise to the protein MHLAPTQAQQRLRAELRAYFRELLPDGPVDDPVAQRAALRRIGADGLLGLGWPTAYGGQGRGPDEQFVFFDEAYRAGAPVSMVTLNTVGPTLMKYGTPAQKDFFLPRILRGEVVFAIGYTEPGAGTDLASLRTRAVRAAEGSGGDGPDWVIHGGKSFTSNAQQADWIWLACRTDPDAPKHRGISIILVPTDAPGFSWTPIETVGGLTTTATSYDGVRVPYGNLVGAEHAGWDLMVNQLNHERVALAAIGMQAEDAYEAALAHARTPDPQTGERPADRAWVRARLAEAHARLAATRLLNWRLVGDVGAGTLSPGDASGVKFAGTESAVEVYRMCQEVVGDAALVRAGSPGAYGDGELERMNRAAQINTFGGGVSEVQREIVATVRLGMRKGRRG